In one Vicinamibacteria bacterium genomic region, the following are encoded:
- a CDS encoding sodium:solute symporter family protein, which yields MTVDPSLGWLLGATLILYVIALYVLCFMIQGRIQSSEDFLVAGRRLSLPLSTATLLGTWFGAGTILAATDEVRREGLQRSALEPLGAGFCLILAGLFFAKPLWEMKLLTVSDFFRERFDRRAELLSAAVMVPSYFGWIAAQFVALAGMLNLFFGTDMTVGILIVAAVAVGYTLMGGMWSVTLTDAVQITLVLVGLVLLGASSFAALGDGSILAGLERLWTETPPEMRMPIPIGSAQLVLEWLAVFAVGALGNLPGQDLMQRVFASRSGRIASSACVLAGALYITFGLIPVTLGLVGRLLFPEDLERAVLPALAHGFLSPGPAIVFTVMLASAVLSTIDSAILSPASVLSQNVFHYWNRGRLSSLTLNRLAVVLVTLASIGFALAGQRAYALLEDAYELPLAGMFVPLVMGIYGKPRSAAPAIASMGLGLVLWLVHYFADWTYFLEPWTGELPLAPPASITITAFGFVVYIIVNAASKRAE from the coding sequence GTGACCGTCGATCCGAGCTTGGGCTGGCTGCTCGGAGCAACCCTCATTCTCTACGTAATCGCGCTCTACGTCCTCTGCTTCATGATCCAGGGACGTATTCAATCGAGCGAGGACTTCCTCGTCGCCGGTAGGCGGCTCAGCCTTCCGCTCTCCACGGCGACTCTTCTCGGAACGTGGTTCGGAGCGGGGACTATTCTCGCTGCTACCGACGAGGTTCGCCGCGAGGGGCTGCAAAGATCTGCCCTCGAGCCGCTGGGAGCGGGCTTCTGTCTCATCCTCGCTGGACTGTTCTTCGCCAAGCCCCTTTGGGAAATGAAGCTCCTTACCGTGAGCGATTTCTTTCGCGAGCGGTTCGACCGACGGGCCGAGCTCCTGTCGGCCGCGGTGATGGTGCCAAGCTACTTCGGATGGATCGCGGCGCAGTTCGTCGCGCTCGCGGGAATGCTGAACCTCTTCTTCGGGACCGACATGACCGTGGGAATCCTGATCGTAGCCGCCGTCGCCGTCGGCTATACCCTCATGGGGGGGATGTGGTCAGTGACCTTGACGGACGCGGTTCAGATCACGCTGGTGCTCGTCGGACTCGTACTCCTGGGAGCGTCGAGCTTTGCCGCCCTCGGTGATGGGAGTATTCTCGCCGGCCTGGAACGCCTCTGGACGGAGACACCACCGGAGATGCGGATGCCAATCCCGATTGGCTCGGCTCAACTCGTGCTCGAATGGCTCGCCGTCTTCGCCGTAGGCGCTCTCGGCAACCTTCCCGGACAGGATCTCATGCAACGCGTCTTCGCATCGCGCTCGGGCAGAATCGCTTCGAGCGCCTGCGTGCTCGCGGGCGCGCTCTACATCACGTTCGGCCTCATCCCGGTGACACTCGGACTCGTAGGGCGGCTGCTCTTCCCCGAAGACCTGGAGCGTGCGGTGCTTCCGGCTCTCGCGCACGGATTCCTGAGTCCCGGCCCGGCGATCGTTTTTACCGTCATGCTCGCCTCCGCGGTACTCTCCACCATCGATAGCGCCATCCTCTCTCCCGCGAGTGTGCTCTCCCAGAACGTCTTCCATTACTGGAACCGTGGGCGATTGTCTTCTCTCACGCTCAACCGTCTCGCCGTCGTTCTCGTCACCCTGGCGAGCATCGGCTTCGCCCTCGCCGGACAGCGTGCCTATGCGCTTCTCGAAGACGCCTACGAGCTTCCGCTGGCGGGAATGTTCGTTCCCCTGGTGATGGGAATCTACGGCAAACCTCGCTCGGCCGCCCCCGCGATCGCGTCGATGGGACTCGGGCTGGTGTTGTGGCTCGTTC